The following is a genomic window from Pseudomonadales bacterium.
CGCAAGACCGCAAACGTGATCCTGAACACGGCGTTCGGCGAACCGACGATGGCGGTCGATACGCATATCTTCCGCCTTGCGAACCGCATCCGCCTTGCCCCCGGCAAGACCGTGCGCGAAGTCGAGGACAAGCTGCTGAAAACCACGCCGCGCGAGTACCTGCACGACGCGCACCACTGGCTGATCCTGCACGGTCGCTACATCTGTACGGCGCGCAGCCCGAAGTGCCCCGAATGCGTGATCGCCGATCTGTGCGAATATCCTGCAAAGACCTGCTCGGTCCCGCCGCAACAGGACATCACGTCGGGCATCGTCGAACCTGATCCCGGATAGACCCAACGCCGCAGACGATTCACAGCCGACCAGACATGCTGACGCATCCGATCCGGAGACCAAGATGGACATCGACATCGATCAATTGACCGAAGCACAACTGGTCGACCTGAACAACAGGGTCATCGCTCGCCTGCGTTTTCTGCAGCAGATGAAGACACACCATCAGATGCTCGAGTTCAGCATCGGTGACCGGGTTGCATTCAGTCCTGCCGGCAGGGAGACGAAAGTCGGCATGCTCACCCGTTACAACAGGAAGACCGTGACGGTAATCACCGAGACGGGGGAGCAGTGGAACGTGGCACCCGCATTCCTGCGCCGGGCCGAGACGATCGTCGACACCGAGGCAGAAAAGGATAATTCCGTCATGTCCCAGTGGAAGCAAACCCGATGATCATCGTGATTTCTCCGGCGAAGGCGCTCGACTACGAGAGCCCTGTGCACAGCACATCCTTCAGCCAGCCGGATTTTCTGGATCGCTCGGCACAACTGATCGACATCCTGCGGGTGCAGACACCGGCACGGATCGCGGAACTGATGTCGTTGTCGGATGCACTTGTCGAACTCAACGTCGCACGCTACGCGCAGTGGGCGCGGCCATTCACTCCGGACAACGCCAGGCAGGCCCTGTTCGCGTTCAACGGTGATGTCTACGAGGGACTGGGTGCCTCCAGCCTGTCGGAGGCCGATCTGGCGTGGTCGCAGGAGCACCTGCGTATCCTCTCCGGTCTGTACGGCGTGTTGCGTCCGCTCGACCTGATGCAAGCGTATCGGCTCGAAATGGGCACACGACTGCAAAACGCCCACGGCAAGGATCTGTACGCGTTCTGGAACGAAGCCATCACCAGCGAATTGAACCGCCTGCTCGCGGCCGAAGCAGAAGCCGGACGCGAACCCGTCCTGCTCAACCTGGCGTCTGACGAATACTTCAGGGCGGTGAAGGCGAAGCGACTCGCAGGGCGTATCGTCCACACCGCATTCGAGGACTGGAAGGGCGGACGCTACAAGATCATCAGCTTCTTCGCCAAGCGCGCGCGTGGCCTGATGAGCCGTTTCATCATCTGCAACCGCATCGACAGCGTCGCCAGGCTGCGGGATTTTGCCGCCGAAGGCTATGCCTTCGCACCCGCCGCATCCAGCAACGAGCGACTGGTGTTTCGCCGCCGCGAGCAGTGAGCTCAGCCCGCGAATCTCCCACCACTTCCGAACAGCCGGCTCATCGACGCGCGCAGCTCGTTTGCCCGGATCGACCGCAGGATGCGGTTCAGCGAGGCTCCAGCGTCGCAAGGATCTCGGCGATCGCCGCGTCATCCATGCCTGCATCCTCGGGCAGGCAGTGATAGCCGGCGTAGACGAAGTGCGCACCCTGGCGCAGGAACCACTCGCGCCAGTGTGCTTCGGCGTCGTCATGCTCGAACAGTCGTCCCCGCCAGTCGCCGACGAGGACTGCCTGTGACCGCAATCCAATGTCGAGCAAATCGCGGCTGAACTCTTCCAGGTCCTCTTCGGCAACCTCGCCCTCATCGAGCACCAGTGCGGAGATCTCGAGGCAACTCACGCCATCCTCGTCGCCGATCACGACCACGTCGTCGTCGTGCTCTGCCGCCCACTCCTCGGGCAACTCCAGCGTCCACGATTCGGTGCTTACGATGGGCATGATCCGTTCTCCCTGGCTATGGATCGGGACATCAGGAGCGCGTCTTCGCGCCCGGTCGTCGTACGGTAGTAGTCCCTGCGTCGTCCCGTCACCGCAAAGCCCGCAGAATGGTAGAAGGCTTGCGCCGAAGCGTTGGACTCGCGCACCTCGAGCAGGCAGCGTGTCGCACCGCGATCGGCCGCCGCACGCTGCGCTGCCTCGAGCAGTCGGCTTGCCCTTCCCGCTCGCCGGTACTCTGGATCGATGGCGATATCGAGAATCTCGCACTCGTCCGCCACGACCGTGAACAGCACGAAGCCGGCCAGTGCGCCATCAGGCATGCAAAACACGAAACCTCCCGCGCGCTGCAGCGTCTCGCGTACCGCATCGGCACTCCACGGCGACGCGTTGACGCGCGCATCGAGCGCCGCGATCGCCGGCGCATCGTCGGTGCTTGCCTCTCTCATTCAGTCGCCATGGGCAGCACGCGCTGCACACAGCTCACGCCACGCGTCACGCTTCAGTTCCGGCGTGCCAAGCATGCTGTCCGCCGCCAGAGTTACCAGCGCCCCGAGCTGCAGGCCGACGACGCGCTGCACCAGCGGCACCCGCTGTGCGTAGGTACGCTCGTCCCAGCCGAGCAGCAATCCCGCCGCAGCCGGACCGAGCAGGATCAGGTACTCCGGATCCATCGACTCGGTGAGCTTGATCAGCCATCCAAGCAACACATCACGTGCTCCGGCACGATCCGGTGCAACACCACTCGCAACCGGATCGAAGCGCTGCATGCTGGCTGCGACGCGCTCACCGCTCAACGCGAACCCGATTGCCGCTGCGAGCGCTGCTACCCGCGCGTCGCGCTGCGCATCACCTGCCTGGTCGATGAACAGATGACGCCCTGCCACCACCAGCAGCAACGCGGGCACGGGTTCAGCAGGCGTTGCCGGCGATACCTTGCCACGCGTGCGGGGCGTCGCTGCACCTGCACCCGTAACGGATCGATGCTGGCCGTCCGGCCCAAGCAGCTCCTGTGCAAGCCGACCCGGGGCGAGACCGAAACCGGCTGGCACCGATGCCGTCACGGGTGGCGCAAATGCCGGTTCTGCCTCTACCTCGACTGCCTCCGCAACCTCCACCTCCGCCGCGCCGCGCAGCACCCACACCGGGATTTCCATCGCGGCGAGATAGGCCAGACGCAGCGCCTCGTCCATAGGTGCGAACTTCCGGTGCGCCTCAGACACCGTCGATCTGCGGATGCGCGCGCGCAGCACTACCCATCACGTTCAGCGCGTGCAGATATGCCTTCGCCGATGCGACGATGATGTCGGTATCGGCCCCGGCACCGTTGACGATGCGCGAATCGCGTTCGAGGCGCACCATGACCTCCGCCTGCGAGTCAGTGCCGGAAGTGATCGCATTGATCGAGAACAACAGCAGCCTGGTACCGCTGTGCACCTTGTTCTCGATCGCCTTGAATACTGCATCGACCGGACCGTCACCCTCCGCGGCACTGTCGTGCTCGACCCCGTCGATCTTCAGCGTGACGTGCGCACGTGGCTTCTCGCCCGTGTGCGATACCGCCTCCAGCGCAACCAGCTCGAAACGCTCCACGGCATCCCCAACGCTGACGTTGGTGGCGATCGCCTGCAGATCCTCATCGAAGATCTCGTGCTTCTTGTCCGCCAGTTCCTTGAAGCGATGGAACGCACTTTCGAGCTCTTCGCGCGTCTCGAAGCTGATACCGAGCTCCTCGAAACGCGCCCGCACCGCTGCACGTCCCGAGTGCTTGCCGAGCACGAGCCGGTTGGTGCTCCAGCCCACGTCCTGCGCGCGCATGATCTCGTAGGTCTCGCGATGCTTGAGCACCCCGTCCTGATGGATGCCAGCCTCGTGCGCGAACGCATTTGCACCCACGATCGCCTTGTTCGGTTGCACCGGAAAGCCGGTGACCGACGAAACCAGACGCGAGGTCGGCACAATCTCTTCGGTCACGATGCGCGTCTCGACCGGAAAGATGTCTGCGCGCGTGCGCACTGCCATCACGATTTCTTCCAGCGAAGCGTTGCCGGCACGCTCGCCGAGCCCGTTGATCGTGCATTCGACCTGGCGTGCACCGTTCATCACTGCCGACAGCGAGTTCGCAACTGCAAGCCCGAGGTCATTGTGGCAGTGCACCGAGAACACCGCCTTGTCCGCATTCGGTACCGTGCGAATCAGCCTGCCGATGAATTCCCCGTACTGCCCGGGCTCACCGTAGCCGACTGTATCGGGCAGGTTGATCGTGGTTGCCCCGGCAGCAATCGTCGCTTCGATGATCCGGCACAGGAAGTCGAACTCCGAACGGCTGGCGTCTTCACACGAGAACTCGACGTCGTCAGTGTGGTTACGGGCCTGGCGCACCGACCGCACCGCCTGATCGAGTACCTGCTCCGGCGTCATCTGCAGCTTGTACTGCATGTGGATCGGCGATGTCGCAATGAATGTATGGATACGCGGGCGCACCGCATTCTTCAGCGCTGCAGCCGCCTCCGCGATATCGCGTGCAGCGGCGCGTGCAAGGCTCGCCACCGAACAGTTCTTCACTGTCTCGGCCACTGCCTTCACGGCCTCGAAGTCCCCCGGACTCGCGATCGCGAAGCCGGCTTCGATCACGTCGACGTTCAGTCGTTCCAGTGCGCGCGCGATGCGGATTTTCTCGTCACGGGTCATCGACGCACCGGGGCTCTGTTCGCCGTCGCGCATCGTGGTATCGAAAATGATCAAATGGTCCTTGCTCATGACTGGTCCTCATGCCCGGACGGCCACACACGGGTGCGACCATTCCGGTGAATTCGTGATGACGGTTGAATTGTGAGCGCGAAAGATATGCTGCCCCTCAGGGCAGCAGCAGGGCAAGCAGCAACCCGCGCAGGCGGCGCGATGCGTGAATGCTGATCATTTGACCCTGAATGCTCATCGAGAATGCCTGTGCTGGCGAGCTGCACGAACGGTAATGCACCGATCTTAGTGAATGCCGGGGCACGATGCCAGAGGCATCGAGGAAATCTGCAGGGAAATAGTTGCAGCCGAATGGAAGCAGCAGACGACCCTGTCATCAGCCCCCCTTCAAGAACGCGAAAGCCCAGCCACGCTGAGGTGGCTGGGCTTTGTTGTAAGCGCCTGGCGATGACCTACTCTCGCATGGGGAGACCCCACACTACCATCGGCGATGACGCGTTTCACTTCTGAGTTCGGGATGGGATCAGGTGGTTCCACGTCTCTATGGTCGCCAGGCAAACGGGTTTGCCTTGCGGCAAGTCGGTGAAGGTGTGACAGCGTGTTGGTCGAGTGCACATCCGTTACGCGGTATTGCGTTGGTGCACGACGGTTGTTTGGGCTATATGGTCAAGCCACACGGGCAATTAGTATGGGTTAGCTCAACGCCTCACAGCGCTTACACACCCCACCTATCAACGTCCTGGTCTTGAACAGCCCTTCAGGGGGATCGAGTCCCCGGGGAGATCTCATCTTGGGAGAGGCTTCCCGCTTAGATGCTTTCAGCGGTTATCCCGTCCGAACATAGCTACCGGGCAATGCCACTGGCGTGACAACCCGAACACCAGAGGTTCGTCCACTCCGGTCCTCTCGTACTAGGAGCAGCTTCCCTCAAATCTCCAACGCCCACGGCAGATAGGGACCGAACTGTCTCACGACGTTCTAAACCCAGCTCGCGTACCACTTTAAATGGCGAACAGCCATACCCTTGGGACCGGCTTCAGCCCCAGGATGTGATGAGCCGACATCGAGGTGCCAAACACCGCCGTCGATATGAACTCTTGGGCGGTATCAGCCTGTTATCCCCGGAGTACCTTTTATCCGTTGAGCGATGGCCCTTCCATACAGAACCACCGGATCACTAGAACCAACTTTCGTTCCTGCTCGACATGTCTGTCTCGCAGTCAAGCACCCTTATGCTCTTGCACTCAATGCGCGATTTCCGACCGCGCTGAGGGTACCTTCGCGCTCCTCCGTTACGCTTTTGGAGGAGACCGCCCCAGTCAAACTACCCACCATGCACTGTCCCTGACCCGGCTTACGGGCCTAGGTTAGAATTCCAAGTCAGCCAGGGTGGTATTTCAAGGTTGGCTCCACCAGAACTGGCGTCCTGGTTTCAAAGCCTCCCACCTATCCTACACAAACTAACTCAGAATCCAGTGCAAAGCTATAGTCAAGGTTCACGGGGTCTTTCCGTCTTGCCGCGGGTACACTGCATCTTCACAGCGATTTCAATTTCACTGAGTCTCGGGTGGAGACAGTGTGGCCATCGTTACGCCATTCGTGCAGGTCGGAACTTACCCGACAAGGAATTTCGCTACCTTAGGACCGTTATAGTTACGGCCGCCGTTTACCGGGGCTTCGATCAAGAGCTTCGCTTGCGGCTGACCCCATCAATTAACCTTCCGGCACCGGGCAGGCGTCACACCCTATACGTCCACTTTCGTGTTTGCAGAGTGCTGTGTTTTTAATAAACAGTCGCAGCCACCTGGTCACTTCGACCACCCCAGGCTCCGGACGCGAGGTCCTTCACCCGAAGCGGCGTACCTTCTCCCGAAGTTACGGTACCATTTTGCCTAGTTCCTTCACCCGAGTTCTCTCAAGCGCCTTGGGATTCTCTCCCTGCCCACCTGTGTCGGTTTGGGGTACGGTCTCTCGTTACCTGAAGCTTAGAGGCTTTTCCTGGAAGCAGGGCATCAACCACTTCGCCATCGGACCGAAGTCTCGACGGCTCGTTATCACGTCTCGGAATTGACCCACCGGATTTGCCTAACGGGTCTTCCTACTCGCTTGAACGCGGACAACCAACGCCGCGCTGGCCTAGCCTTCTCCGTCCCCCCATCGCAGTAACAAAAGGTACTGGAATATTAACCAGTCTCCCATCGACTACGGCTCTCGCCCTCGCCTTAGGGGCCGACTCACCCTGCGCCGATTACCGTTGCGCAGGAACCCTTGGTCTTCCGGCGGGGAGGTTTTTCACCTCCCTTGTCGTTACTCATGTCAGCATTCGCACTTCCGATACCTCCAGAGAACCTCCCGATTCTCCTTCACTGGCCTACGGAACGCTCCGCTACCGCGCCCACGCAAGCGTGAGCACCCGCAGCTTCGGTTACTGGTTTGAGCCCCGTTAAATCTTCCGCGCAGGCCGACTCGACTAGTGAGCTATTACGCTTTCTTTAAAGGATGGCTGCTTCTAAGCCAACCTCCTAGCTGTCTGTGCCTTCCCACATCGTTTCCCACTTAACCAGTATTGGGGACCTTAGCTGGCGGTCTGGGTTGTTTCCCTTTTCACGACGGACGTTAGCACCCGCCGTGTGTCTGCCAGGCTGTACTCCACGGTATTCGGAGTTTGCATCGGTTTGGTAAGTCGGGATGACCCCCTAGCCGAAACAGTGCTCTACCCCGTGGGTAATCACCTGACGCGCTACCTAAATAGCTTTCGCGGAGAACCAGCTATCTCCGGGCTTGATTAGCCTTTCACTCCTAGCCACAGATCATCCGAATCTTTTTCAACAGATCCCGGTTCGGGCCTCCAGTCCGTGTTACCGAACCTTCACCCTGTCCATGGCTAGATCGCCCGGTTTCGGGTCTACTACCAGCGACTGAAACGCCCTATTAAGACTCGGTTTCCCTACGCCTCCCCTAGACGGTTAAGCTTGCCACTGACAGTAAGTCGCTGACCCATTATACAAAAGGTACGCAGTCACCCCTAACAAAGTGGGCTCCCACTGCTTGTACGCATACGGTTTCAGGATCTATTTCACTCCCCTCTCCGGGGTTCTTTTCGCCTTTCCCTCACGGTACTGGTTCACTATCGGTCAGCTGGGAGTATTTAGCCTTGGAGGATGGTCCCCCCGTCTTCAACCAGGATTTCACGTGTCCCGGCCTACTCATCGCACTCAACTCGCCGCGCCATTTCGGATACGGGGCTATCACCCACTATGGCAGGCCTTTCCAGGCCCTTCTCCTATGACACGACGCGATACAAGTGCTGGGCTCTTCCCCGTTCGCTCGCCACTACTAAGGGAATCTCGGTTGATTTCTTTTCCTGCAGGTACTTAGATGTTTCAGTTCCCCGCGTTCGCCTCCCGTAACCTATGGATTCAGTCACGGGATACTGGCTTGCGCCAGTGGGTTTCCCCATTCGGACATCTCCGGATCAAAGTCTGGTTGCCGACTCCCCGAAGCTTTTCGCAGGCTCCAACGTCCTTCATCGCCTCCAGCTGCCAAGGCATCCACCGTATGCGCTTATTCGCTTGACCATATACCGAAACAACCGTCCCGGTGCACAGCCGCAAATACTCTTCAATCGGTGCTGCGCAGCGACTTGCCACCGCAGCACCTCTACGCCGGATATGCGCTCGACTCGCAATTCATGTGTGTACCTCACACATTCACTACGTCGATCACGGAAGCTTCCACCCCCGCAATCGCGCTATCACACTTCCACCTTGTTAAAGAACCTTCCGGGTGCAAAACCCAGACTGCAGCAACCGGCCGCACCGCGGCCAGACGCTCGAGTCTGGACTCTTTCTTACCCTCGACACCAGAGAACCGAAATCCTGCAGCGAACGGTGTGCGTGCGTCCCGCTCCTCGCTACCGACACACACACACCACCTGCGACGGCGGTTGGTGGAGCTGAGCGGGATCGAACCGCTGACCTCCTGCGTGCAAGGCAGGCGCTCTCCCAGCTGAGCTACAGCCCCGGGACTTCTTCCGGGCTTGCGCGGACGAGTCACGTACGTGATACAGACTACATCACGCACCCTTCCCTCGTGCCCCTTGCCTCTTGCACCTGGTGGGTCTGGGTGGACTCGAACCACCGACCTCACCCTTATCAGGGGTGCGCTCTAACCACCTGAGCTACAGACCCAAGACGCAAACGCCCCATGACATTCGCCCAGGATCCGCGACGCTCGCATACCCCGGCACTTTCTCCGCCTCTGGCTTTGGCGATCAAGCAATTGGTGTGGACACTCACGCCGGCAGTTGCGGCTTCGTGTTTAAGGAGGTGATCCAGCCGCAGGTTCCCCTACGGCTACCTTGTTACGACTTCACCCCAGTCATTGGCCACACCGTGGTAAGCGCCCTCCTTGCGGTTAAGCTACCTACTTCTGGTGCAGTCAACTCCCATGGTGTGACGGGCGGTGTGTACAAGGCCCGGGAACGTATTCACCGCGACATTCTGATTCGCGATTACTAGCGATTCCGACTTCATGGAGTCGAGTTGCAGACTCCAATCCGGACTACGACCGGTTTTAAAGGATTCGCTCCGCGTCGCCGCTTCGCAGCCCTTTGTACCGGCCATTGTAGCACGTGTGTAGCCCAGGTCGTAAGGGCCATGATGACTTGACGTCGTCCCCACCTTCCTCCGGTTTGTCACCGGCAGTCTCCCTAGAGTGCCCGGCCGAACCGCTGGCAACTAAGGACAAGGGTTGCGCTCGTTACGGGACTTAACCCAACATCTCACGACACGAGCTGACGACAGCCATGCAGCACCTGTCTCAGAGCTCCCGAAGGCACCAATCCATCTCTGGAAAGTTCTCTGGATGTCAAGACCAGGTAAGGTTCTTCGCGTTGCATCGAATTAAACCACATGCTCCACCGCTTGTGCGGGCCCCCGTCAATTCATTTGAGTTTTAACCTTGCGGCCGTACTCCCCAGGCGGTCTGCTTATCGCGTTAGCTGCGCCACCGAAACCTCAAGGGTCCCAACGGCTAGCAGACATCGTTTACGGCGTGGACTACCAGGGTATCTAATCCTGTTTGCTCCCCACGCTTTCGCACCTCAGCGTCAGTATCAATCCAGGGGGCCGCCTTCGCCACCGGTGTTCCTCCAGATCTCTACGCATTTCACCGCTACACCTGGAATTCCACCCCCCTCTCTCGTACTCTAGCCCAGCAGTATCGAATGCAGTTCCCAGGTTGAGCCCGGGGCTTTCACACCCGACTTACCAAGCCGCCTACGCGCGCTTTACGCCCAGTAATTCCGATTAACGCTCGCACCTTCCGTATTACCGCGGCTGCTGGCACGGAATTAGCCGGTGCTTCTTCTGTGGGTAGCGTCAACTGCACTGGATATTAGCCAGCGCCCTTTCCTCCCCACTGAAAGTGCTTTACAACCCGAAGGCCTTCTTCACACACGCGGCATGGCTGCGTCAGGGTTGCCCCCATTGCGCAATATTCCCCACTGCTGCCTCCCGTAGGAGTCCGGGCCGTGTCTCAGTCCCGGTGTGGCTGATCATCCTCTCAGACCAGCTACGGATCGTCGCCTTGGTAGGCCTTTACCCCACCAACTAGCTAATCCGACGCAAGCTCATCCTGTAGCACGAGGTCCGAAGATCCCCCGCTTTCCCCCTTGGGGCGTATGCGGTATTAGCGTCCCTTTCGGAACGTTATCCCCCACTACAGGGCAGATTCCCACGCGTTACTCACCCGTCCGCCACTCTACTCATCCCGAAGGACTTTCGCGTTCGACTTGCATGTGTTAGGCCTGCCGCCAGCGTTCAATCTGAGCCATGATCAAACTCTTCAGTTCATATCATCCGGCAAGATCCAGACTCGCCAACCCGTCAACAGCCTGCGGCCATCGCCCGATCAACTCGCCCAGCCTCTCGCCCATTCGCTCAGCGCAAGAACTACTGTATGCAAATGAATTTCATACAGGTCACTTGTGCCAATGGTTTCGTCGCCGTCTCCACCAACGCAAGTGCCCACACAAATTGCTTGATCTCATCTTCTTAAACAACCAGCACCACGCCCGGCAGTGCCTTCCCTTCCAGACCTCCGCCCGTCAGGGAAGGCGCATTATACGGAGCGATCCCGAACGTGCAAGGATCGCATCAAAAATCGTCGCAAGGAATTTTCACGTCACGCGGAGCCTGCCCGGCCTTGACAGTCGACAAGCTCCCGAATCACGCGCGAACCTTCCTGCGTACACACCATCCGATAACCAGAACTTGCAAAAAAGCCCTGTTTCAAGGACTTTTCGTACGCCTGCTGCGGCGCTGCAGCAGGAACTGCAAGGGTGCTGACAGTGCGTAGACAATCGCCATCAGCAGCAGGATACGTGGCGGGTCGAGACTGACCACACCGATCACGAGCACCGGCAGCAGGATGATCACGAACGGCACACGTCGCCGGAAATCGAACTTCTTGAAGCTGTGATAACGGAAGTTGCTGACCATCAGCACACCGGCACCAGCGGTCAGCACGGCTGCGATCACCGCGACGACGACCGGCAATTTCTCACGCACCAGACCGAAATCGGTGGCTGTCCAGACCAGAGACGCCAACAGCGCTGCAGCGGCAGGACTTGCAAGCCCGCGAAAGAACCTGTTGTCGGACGATGCGGCCTGGGTATTGAAACGCGCAAGGCGCAATGCGGCTCCTGCAACATAAAGAAAGGCGGCAGCCCAGCCGGGCTTGCCGAGTGCCGACAACGCCCAGTTGAATGCAACCAGTGCCGGTGCGACACCGAACGACACCATATCGGAGAGGCTGTCGTACTGAACACCGAACGCGCTCTGGGTGTTCGTGAGCCGGGCGACACGCCCATCGAGCCCGTCAAAGAACATCGCGACGAAAATCGCGATTGCCGCCGGTCCGAACTGACCGTTCATGCTCGCGACGATCGCATAGAAGCCGGCGAAGAGTGCACCGGTGGTCAGAAGATTCGGCAACAGGTACACGCCGCGTCGACGCACACGGCGCCCGTCCTCGGAAACCTCTTCCACGTGTTCGTCGACCGGCAAGCCAAGCTGCCCACCCGACAGATCATCCGTTGCTGTTTCCTGCTCCACCGCCCAATCCCCGCGCCACTGTAAAAGCACTATAGGACGGTCGCGCCCAGGTTGTCAGCCACGACGTGCACCGTCTGCAGCAAGCTCCCACAGTGCTGCCACGAGCGGATTCGCCAGCGAGCTCTTGCGACAGCACAAGCCGATGCGAAACGGATCGAGCTCCGGCGTCACGTCGAGCACACGCACGCCGTCGAGAAACGGACTGGAGCGCAACACGAGCTGCGGCACGATGCCGATACCGCAATCGAGCGCGACCATGCCGACGATGGCTTCATTGCCGGAAACCTGCGCGTAGACGCTTGGCATCACATCACGGTCGGCAAACCAGCGATCGATCCGCTCACGCGCCTCGCCCGCCTCCGGGAGGATCACGGGCAGCATTGCCCAGTCTGTCGCCACACCAAGGCCCGGAGCGGATGCAGCAAAACGCCCCGTCGCCGGCGCAATGAAAACCAGTGGTGTGGTCGCCAGCTCGAGGAAAGCGATGCCCGCCGGCAACTGTTCCGGACGCGCAGCAATCGCGACGTCCTCGCGCCCGCGCACCACCCGCGCAAGCGCGCTCGCCTCATCGCCGGTGTGCACGTTCACCTCGACTGCCGGATGGCGGCTGCGAAAGCCAGACAACAAGCCCGCCAGCAGGCTGTAGCTGGCGGTCACCGAACAATAGAGACTCACACTGCCCTGCAGTGCCTGTGAATCGGCTCCAAGCTGTGCGCGCAGACCACGCAGACGCTCGAACAATTCCCGCGCCTGCACCTGCAGCACGCGTCCCGCTCGCGTAAGACGCACCTCGCGATTGTTGCGCTCGAACAGACGGCAATCCAGTTCAGTCTCGAGACGCTGGATCGTACGGCTCAACGCCGACGGTGACAGATGTGCCGCCTGCGCGGCCTGCCCGAAGTGCAAGGCCTCTGCGAGCAGCATGAAGGCGCGTAAATCACGAGTATCCATATCGTTGCATTATACGCAACATAACGTTTACAACATATCACTTTACGCAACAATAAAGGGTCGCTAAGGTGCGAGACCTGTCAATCGACCCGTCGCGCAGGCCACCTCAGAGGAGAAGGAATCATGTCCGCGAACTACTTCAATACGCTGTCGCTGCGTCAACAACTCGCACAATTGGGCAAGTGCCGCTTCATGGAGCGCGAGGAATTTGCATATGGCACGCAGGCGTTGCAGGGCAAGAGAATCGTGATCATCGGCTGCGGCGCACAAGGCCTCAACCAGGGCCTGAACCTGCGCGACAGCGGTCTCGACGTGAGCTATGCACTGCGCGAGAGCGCGATCGCCGAAAGGCGCGCCTCGTGGAAGAATGCCACCGAAAACGGTTTTCGCGTCGGCACCTACGAAGAGCTGATTCCGTCAGCGGATCTGGTCAGCAACCTGACTCCCGACAAGCAGCACACCGCCGTGATCAAGGAAATCATGCCTCTGATGAAGCAGGGCGCGTGTCTGTCGTACTCGCACGGATTCAATATCGTCGAGGAAGGCACGCAGATCCGCCCCGACATCACGGTGATCATGATCGCGCCGAAGTGCCCTGGTACCGAGGTGCGCGAGGAGTACAAGCGCGGCTTCGGCGTGCCCACACTGATTGCAGTGCACCCGGAAAACGATCCACGCGGCGAAGGCCTCGAACTCGCCAAAGCCTACGCTGCCGGTACCGGCGGCCATCGCGCCGGCGTGCTCGAGTCTTCGTTCATCGCCGAGGTCAAGTCGGACCTGATGGGCGAGCAGACGATTCTCTGCGGCATGCTGCAGGCGGGTTCGATCCTGTGCTTCGATCGCATGGTGGAAAAGGGCATCCCGACAGACGAGGCGTGCAAGCTCGTGCAGTATGGATGGGAAACCGTCACCGAAGCGCTGAAGCACGGTGGCATCACGAACATGATGGATCGCCTCTCGAACCCGGCGAAGATCACGGCCTTCGAACTCGCCGAGGAACTGAAGACGATCCTGCGCCCACTGTTCTGCAAGCA
Proteins encoded in this region:
- the ilvC gene encoding ketol-acid reductoisomerase encodes the protein MSANYFNTLSLRQQLAQLGKCRFMEREEFAYGTQALQGKRIVIIGCGAQGLNQGLNLRDSGLDVSYALRESAIAERRASWKNATENGFRVGTYEELIPSADLVSNLTPDKQHTAVIKEIMPLMKQGACLSYSHGFNIVEEGTQIRPDITVIMIAPKCPGTEVREEYKRGFGVPTLIAVHPENDPRGEGLELAKAYAAGTGGHRAGVLESSFIAEVKSDLMGEQTILCGMLQAGSILCFDRMVEKGIPTDEACKLVQYGWETVTEALKHGGITNMMDRLSNPAKITAFELAEELKTILRPLFCKHMDDIMSGEFSHTMMIDWDNADRQLLGWREETAQTAFERASADSAVTISEQQYFDRGILMVAMIKAGVELAFETMAASGIIEESAYYESLHETPLIANLIARKKLYEMNKVISDTAEYGCYLFAHEAVPMLAGFMRETDTDVIGRGLSGDNGVDNQELIRVNAAIRNHPVEVVGRKLRGYMTAMKKIV